DNA from Rhinolophus sinicus isolate RSC01 linkage group LG16, ASM3656204v1, whole genome shotgun sequence:
CCAGTGACTTCATCTCTTGGAGTTAAAGGTCTTTATCAAAGAATCTCCTTGCAGGAAGGGTGGTGCCCAGGGTACTTGTTTTGAGGCCGGGTTTGTGTAAGagtacactttttctttttttttaaatttaggtgaaACGTTGATTCAAGGTGGTGAGCTAGAGGGAGCATTGAAGGAGATTATGGTGGGGAAGGAATTAAGGCCCCACCCTCCCTGGGACAGCCCAGGCCCCACCTTGGAATATAACAATACGCTCCTCCGAGCTCTGAGGAGAGAATGAAATGAGTTTAGCTCAGTGCCCGATGCTAAGTGTTGGCTTTAAGATGGTATTAGTGTGAAGCTTCTACAGAAATCTCTAGCAGAGTAGTCCACGCTGCCCTCCACATATTCTGCTTGGatcagaaagtattttttatgtaattaattttgtatgcaattaatttttaattacatagatGTGGCAGTCATGGTGATGCCTTTCAGATGGCCTTTTAAGAGgccaaaaagcatatgaaaagatgttccacatcattaattagagaaatgaacattaaaattacaaggaAATATCACCTTGCACCCATTAGTTAGGAGGgcaattattaaaagaaaaaaaaaaacacagaaaataacaggGGTTGGTGAGGATCTAgaggtggagaaactggaacccttgtgcattgctggtggaaatgtaaaatggtgccgcTGCTGGGGACaacagtgtggcagtttctcagaaaattaaaactagaacaaCTGTATGACCCAGCCATCCTACTTCTGGTACataaccaaaagaattgaaagcagaacctggaaaagatatttgtacaaCCATGTTCACTGCAGGAGTACTCACAGTAGCCAATGAGTGGAAGCAACGTAAGTGTCCATTAACAGAGGAGCAGATAAAGAAACGTGATACACACATGCAATGGAATGGCACACAGCCTTacaaaaggaaatcctgtcacatgctacagcctggatgaacctggaggacattatgttaagtgtaATCAGCCAGCcacaaaagggcaaatactgtatgattccactcatatgaagTAGTTAATCAAAATcgaagaaacagaaagtagaaaggtggttaccaagggctgaggggaggggaaaggtgagTTAGTATTTAGTGGATACAGAGTCTCAGTGTCGCCAGGAACTCAGATATCTGCACGCTAATGCTCATGGCCGCAtcattcacagtagccaaaaggtgggaacAGCCCAAGAGTCCGTGGAcagatgatggataaacaaatgtgataCATCCATACAATAGAGTATGATTTCgccttagaaaggaaggacattttggcaCATGCTATCACATGGATGAACcgtgaggacattatgctcagggaaagaagccagtcacaaaagggcaagtactgtatgatcccacttacatgaaatgtctagAGGAGTcaatcacagagacagaaagaacgATTGccaggctgggaggtgggggaagggagtggttTCAcggggacagtttcagttttgcaggacgaaaaagttctggagattggctgCACAAAAGGTGAACATATGTTAACACTTAGAAATAATTAagacgtaattttactaacaattgtcaccccaataaatttaataaaaaaaaataataattaagatgatgaattttatattaatttttttaaaccacaattaatagtaaaaaaaaaaggaaaaaaacttgcCGGTGGTTGGAGGGGTACAGTTTACTGACAGCCTCCAGCCGCAGCACCGTCAGATGTGGCTGTAGGTAGCATCCGTGCCGAGGACACACTTTTCCCAGGAGCCCTCAGATGATGACTGAGCACAGCAGGGATACCAGGAGCCTTCGGTCCAACATGGGACAAGTCTAATCGGCAATCTTTGCTCTGGAGCAACCCATCAGGCTGGTCAAGTCTCTGCTCAGTCGAGGTGCTCGCTTCACGATACCGCTGTGTCCTCTCCTTTCATAGGTGTCAGACCTGCATCCTGGCCTGACCCTGTCCaaccctgcttcctcctcctttccGACTCCAGGTGTGAAACTCCACGAACCCAGCTaacaaaagaaacacatgaaTACAATgccctttggaaaaaaatatcaaatgttaCTTAAGtagatataattaaaaatgagagGTCCTCCTCCATAATCCCCCCATCACCCCCAGAAGGGACTCCTGTTAACAGTTTGATGTAAACTAGACCTGCACTGTCTACTAGAGGAGCGTGTGACTACCAAGCACCCGAAATGTGGCCAGTCTAAGTTGAGATGAGTTCCAAGGACAAAGGCCTTTCAGccttaggcaaccactaatttggATTCCCAAAAGGAGAATTTTTGAACTACCTCACTAATGACGTTTCCATGGGTTACCCATTAAAATGATGTCTTAGATATATTGAGttgaacaaaatatattatcaaaattagCTTCACTGCTTTCTTGTCACTTTTTTTATGTGGTTACCATAAAATCTAAGATGACATATGTGGctaactttctatttctatggaaCAACACTGTTCTAGACCAGTGTTGTCTGACAGAACTTTCTacaatgatggaaatgtcctgtatCTCCATTGTCAAATATGGTAGCTCCTCGTGAGCGCAAGTACATGCctactgaacacttgaaatgtggccaatGCAACTGAGAAACagtttttaattgcttttaatttttgattaaGTTGAAATTTATACAGCCCCAAGTGGCTAGAGGTTAGCATACAGGACACCTCTTAGTTGTGAGTTtctgactttccttgtttttcatgaccttgacagttctgaggagtactggtcaggtattctGTAGAATGTTccttgggatttgtctgatgtttttctcatgattagactggggttatgggtttgggggaggaagaccacagagctAAAGTGTCATTTTCATCACATACTAGTAACATGACATAATGTTGATATTGACTGTGGCCACTGACTGAGGTAGTgtctgtcaggtttctccacagCAAAGTTactcctctctccccacttttCCATACTGTgttctttggaagaaagtcactCTGCCCCGCCCACACTTAGGGGTAGAGAGTGACACTCGTCTTCGTAAGGAGTTATCCACcagaattatttggaattctgcatgGGAGACTTGTCTCTTCTACCCAgttgatttatttaatcatctatttctatcagtatagactcatggatgtttattttatattttgggttataATCTAACACTAtcttgttgctcaaattgttttgCTTTGGCCACTGAGAGCCTTCACTTGGTTCCTGTCCCTTTGCCGTAATCATCATTGGTGGGTTTGTCTGTTTTTAGCACTTCCGGACATTCCAACACTACAAGTTGCTCCCAGCTCATCTTGTGTATTTCTTGCCCCACTCTTAGAATCAGCCATTCCTCCAAGGAGCACTGGTTACTATTAGGAGAATGACACTAGAAGCCACGATCGAGGCTATGTTTGTTACTggggtgcacacacacatttaacaaaactttttttaaactgTGGTAAAACACAtaacttttaccattttaactattcttaagtgtatagtgcagtggcattaagcacattcacaatgTTCTATAAccatcaccatccatctctagaactttttcattatcccaaTTTGAACCTCTGCATTCAAACGATAATTGCCCCCCACCCAAaaccccagtccctggtaactgccattctactttctgtctctatgaatttgactattctagatcCCTCATATAAATCgagtcatacaatatttgtccttctgtgtctggcttacttcaccTAGCATGatgtcttccaggttcatccatgttgttgcaattatcaaaatttccttctttttttaaggccgaatagtattccactgctATTTCCACATGTATTTAAGCGTAAAAAATTTAAACTCTTGTTGCGTCCCGCgtgacgagggttgtggggagcgaggagggcggcgcagggttaagaaatgacagtagccatgaatagagtgcaagcggggccaaggggctgcagcctcaaggactgggccccAAATCGTTGTTTCCCACCCACCCccggggaatcttactcgtcattggctgaccagccatctttctggggccaaacagggagacatgaggtgcaagtacaaaggtgaagcaatgtccctgaaaggatccgtctcacagactctcctttctttaggggcaggttcgaggggacagacgggtaggctgctgcgtggcaactaTAGATACTGCTCATGTTTTacaaaatgacacatttttattaatatattttaagaaaatgtattataaagaaaGCTGTTGATATTTAGAACCTATGTTTCAACTACGTAATAGAGATTCAATAAAGCTGAGGTAAGGGTAATGCACCTTAGTAATTAGAGATAAGCTTACCTTCCCAGAATAAGattagaatgaaaatgaaatcactcATCTGCAGAGACTACCCACTTGTAAGGATTAGTCAGAAATAAGTGGTTTAAGAATATCACACGACAGCCACCATCAAATTTAAGAAAGCACAACTGTATCAACGAATTTCAAGTTGTGACACAATCAAGTTGTAATCAACCCGAATATCTTGACCTATCAAAAAAGAAACATAGCTGGGctggaccggtggctcaggcggttagagctccatgctcctaactccgaaggctgctggttcgattcccacatgggccagtgggctctcaaccacaaggttaccagttcaattcctccagtcccgcaaggaatggtgggctctgccccctgcaactagcaacggcaactggacctggagctgagctgcaccctccacaactaagactgaaaggacaacaacttgaagctgaatggcaccctccacaactaagatcgaaaggacaagttgacttgggaaaaaaaaaaaaatcctggcagTACAcagttccccttctccaataaaatctttaaagaaaaaaaaaaagaaacataacttAATCAGAATGCATACATTGATCcgttctacaaatatttattcaccacacggttctttcctctccctcccacacccAGGTTTTAATATCTGGGCTTCTGAACCATGACTCTAACGGCAAAGGTCCTTTAGTACGCTTCAAGAATCATTCAGGGACttggaaaaaatgcaaatttgcaGATATTcttgtaagggtgaaattcagtaAATCGATAACGtagttagacttagctagtttgcactTCACTCGCCGCACAGTTCGCTCTCTAGCCACCTGTAAGTAAAcctagctagtttgcagtttgttCCATCCCGATAGTCAgctgttttcctctttgtttctcccctcactgattaacttaagacctctgttttgttccctttctcaaggctattCTATCTTGCGaatccatttaattaacagaatcctaacctgaaaagagcgatttcttaatcctcaggcgcccTGGAATCCAATTTACAACTAACTCCTTGCAGTTGTTACTGGTGACACATAGAGCCCCAGGCTGCGATGGCCGAGTCTGAGTCCGGAGCCCAGAGATAACATCATCTTCAAACAGCCCAGACCCGGGAAGCatgtcagccctcagacctgcctgagCGCCTCCCCCTTTCCTaggtaagaaaaagctaacctgaagttaggtACAATGTCCCTATCAGACTCTGCCCCAGCCACCCGCATCCCCACCCGCGcctgtgtttctctccttacAACCTTGGGCGCTTTAGGCAAAGCCATGGGCCCCCCCTTTCATAAAACCTTTTCTTGCTCTCCCACTTGGTGGAGTCTGGGAATGCTTTGCTGTCACCGTCTGCGAGTGACCAGGGGGTTAATTCCACGCCGCGACAATTCTGACGTCACAGATTCGTGCGGGGCCCCAGGAAACCACATTCAACAAGTTCCCACACGACTTACAAGTCGAAACCCCCAAGGTCTGAAGAACTGTGTTGCTTGTGTGTGAAGCGAACTTATTAAACGAGGGGTGAGGAAAACGTACCAAACGTCATGTGAGCCGGCATTTTCTGAAGAAACCATGATATATAACTAGACTGTCCAAGTGCGTCCAATAACGGACTCTCCCTGCGCTGCCAGCTCTCGCCGACGGCCCTTCCAGAGGGAGAGAAATTCTGGGGCTCCCAGACCGCTAACCGCACATTTCAGTCTTTCCACTCAATGGCTCAATTTGGCAGTCGTCttcgtggaaaaaaaaaataagacggAAATTTTATTCTTCTCGGAAACAATACGCCTTTAAGGCTCAATACATGAGattaaaattctcaaaacaaaagcagaaacgAAAACAGCGCCCGTGACGAATCTGCTTCTTCCAACGTGAAGGTCCGGTCAGGCGGGCACGAAGCATCTTCCGCCGCTTCCAGCCGCGCGCCGGGTTTCGTGGGAAAGGGAACCCGAACTTTGCTGAGGTGAGTGGAAGCGGGGGCTGGAGCAGGGCCCACCTGGCGAGAAGGACGACGTTCATTCCACCTGGACCGAGCGTCCTCGCGTGTGTGGGCCGCCATGTTGAAACCGGGCAAAGTGGGAGACGTTTTGGGGTTCGGTTTCGGGTAGCGGGATCGATAGCTGGATTAGAAGGAGATCCCTTCTGCTCTGCGCCCACCCAGAAGGTGAGGCGTTGGCGGCCAAGGGGAGGGCGCCGCGGGCGGTTTGTGGGCACGTGCTTTTCCACCCAGACTTCCGCCTTAGCGTCCGCGGCGCCACTGCGCATGCTCGAGAGGGCCCTGCGGGTCCCGGCTTCAGTTTTGTCTTGTTTCCCACTTGGGTGGGAGACGCGGGACTGTCTTTCCCTGCAGGCTCTGTAAGGAGAGACATGCTTTATTTGTTTGcttcatgatttttatttgtataatataattataaaccaCTTTCAGAGACACTGTCTTATCTAATTTTCACAAAAACCTCGTGAAGTGGCATTTAGCtatatttcacagatgatttaCATTTTGCCCCAAATAGAACTAGGTCTTAAACGTGGGTGTTCTGACGGCCAATCCAATGCACTTTAGTGGTTAATtgcccacccacctcccacccccaccattcaTCCTTCTTTCATAtctttgtttctgaaataatGATGAGAATCTAAAACTCCAAAGAGATTGTTGTAGGAAATGTCAACGTAATGCTGCAGTGGAGGAAATACACccagaaaaatgaatgagaagCTGTGAAGCCACTGCTCCTTGGTGTTTGACGTTGGTAGAAGCAGATGAGGGAGAGAACAAACTCCATGCTTGTCCCTCTGTGCTCCTCcaggtttttttaatttttaatttaatttaattattattggggaatattggggaacagtgtgtttctccgggacccatcaactccaagtcgccCTTCAGTCTgcttgtggagggctcagctctgctccaagtccagttgccattttcagtctttagttgcaggggcacagcccatgatcccacgtgggaattgaactggtaatttgttgttgagagctcgggttctaaccaactgagccatctggctgccctccTCTCCAGATTTTAATTTGAAGAACTTTCAAGCTTTGAACCAGAGCTCTGGCTGTGTACAATAATATCAGTTTCATTTGATGGATCTTTGTGACATTTTCCTGTAGAATGGGGAAGGGGTTCTTTctcctttgggggtgggggcggtggtCTTCAAACACCCAGAATCCTGGTCGTTTTTTTTCCTATCCCCATCTTCAAAGGTTTATATTTTATGACAGCCATCTAAGGAAATAGTTAAGAGCTCAAGCTCTGGAGTCGAAAAGCCCTAGGCTCTAACTCCCAGACTGGGCTACTTCTTAGCTTTGTGATTTGGGGCAAAAGAACCTGTTCGCATCTCACCTTCCACATCTGAAATGGCAATAATAGTAATACCTATTTCCTAGTATTGTTGAAAGGTGAGGGGAGTTACATGCTTaattaacacagtgcctggtgctTCCTAAACATTCAATACCAGTTAACTATAATTAATGTCTCTGGTTTCGTTCCTGCAACCCTGTGATAGAGGTAGGAAGTAAGTTAGAATCTAAAAATGGAATCGATATAGAGAATACCGGAGCAGAGATTCACACaacatagtaattttttttttttcacgtggAGAAATTCCGccatgagagagaaaagacacaaagtgCCTTGGAGGTAGAGCCCAGACCAGGGTTGGGACCGAAATCATCTGACTGTACCTGGTGCTCCTTGTGTATCTCCCACTGTTGATCGTCCTTTTCCTGATGGGGATTCCAGAGACGTGTCTTCTCCAAAGTTGCTTGTTAGTAACAGACATACATGCCCTCTGGTTACAGTTTGGTGGCAGACAGTATAAAGTCCTTCCTCTCATTTCTCAATGAAGTGGTCCTTTTTGTCTGATTTTAGGCCCAAAAAAGCTCAGTGAATTTTGGTTGCATTTGGTTCCGTTCCTCAGCATTTGTCAGGAAGTGTCCTAGGATCCAGAGATGAAGCGAAGCAGACACTAGATTGAAGAGTGTTTACTGTGCGTTGGGCAAAATGTGACCAGTATGACAGAGGAGGTACCGTGAGCTGTGGGAGAGACGAATTTGCTTCATGGGGAAAAGCTTGGAAGCTGGGCTCGGAAGGGCCAGGAGAATTTCCACAGATGGAGCTGTGGGACGCAGAAAAGAATATTCCCACTAGAGGAAATTGTACCAGGAAAGACACGGAGCTGGGGAATTAGGGTACATTCGAGGCATGAGGAGCAATTCTGGGCATAACAGAATGTGATGAAATATGGTGAGAGACGCTAAGAGGGTCAGAGGTCTTGAGTCCATTGACTTTGGACTTTATGCTGTAGGTGTTTTGACTTTTTTacgggggaaaaaaaattccacagtGTACCCCCAAAACACTCATTCTGGCTACATAACCCATAACTGaagaagaataaaagcaaaaagatcCTTGAGGGAAATctgaggaagaggggaaaagtTACAGATACCATTTTAACAAACATCATGGAAAGACGTTAGCGATGAGCATTACCACATACAGTAGTCTGCAGAGCGCTGGTTTTTAAGTAGCATAGTTCAGCCTTGGCTCTAAAGAGTTACAGAATTGGTCACATCgttatcagaagtgtctggaatgTTGGTAATCAATAATCTGTATTATTCCAGATTTCACATGAATCAATTGTCATGTGTCAGACTTACACTTACCCACCCTCTTTCCAAAAAAAGTTATATGTCAGAATGCGTGACACTACAATGTGCTTGCTGAACTCAAGTTACCATTGCAACCAATTCTCAGGCTCCAAGGCATAAACAGATTATCAGCTACGGAATTGGGAAGAAATCTCTTATTCCTTTTGAACCAAAGAGTCGGCTGCTGGGTCACTGTCGTTTTAGTTTTGCTACCTGTTTGCTGACAGAGGCACAATGCTGCGTTCAGAGCACCCTTTTCCCTTGTAGTTTTGTTCTTGAAAAAGCCCTTATCTTTTAGTTATGCATACTGAAATGCTAACAGATGAATGATGTAATATCTAGAATTTGCTTTAGAATAAGCCGGGAGTGGGGACGTGAGTGGGAGCACAGATGAAACAAGACTGGCACATGTTGGACATAGTTGGAGCCGGGTGAGGAATTCATGGAGGGTGATGCCGTTCTTTATGTTGGTATGTTTGAAATTCTTGGTAATAAAGTTTTTTAAGACACCCTTTCCATAGCAGTTCCCAGGCTGGTTTTCCTATGAccttttaaaatctctaaaaggCCAGCCTGGATTTTGATCTTGGATTTTGATCCGTTGCCAGGATTTTGATCTTGGATTTTGATCCATCCGCAACTAATGTACCTAGTTGGTTAAGTTTCCTCCCGTGGCTAAACTGGATGGCACACACAGGTGACAAACTCAAGCATTAAGTTGCCCTTCGCTTCGTCCTGGGAGGGAGGGTAGGGGGAGTGAGTAAGAGCATCTCGGAGCCCCGCTGCTGGGCTTCGATAGTCTCCCCTTTCTGTCAGGAAGGCCTCAGCTTCTGGGGATCTGCTTCCTTCCCTATTGAAGAAGGGGTGAATGATGGCACCTACGTCCTGGGGTTGGCCTAAGGATTCAATGTGTAGCCCAGAGTCGGTGCTAAACCGTTGCTGTGATCCTTCCTAGAACATGAACGACTGGGTGCCCATTGCCAAGGAGTATGACCCCCTCAAAGCTGGCAGCATTGATGGCACCGACGAAGAACCCCACGATCGCGCCGTCTGGAGGGCAATGTTGGCTCGATACGCCCCCAACAAAGGTGTCACGGGGGACCCCCTCCTCACCCTGTTTGTGGCGAGACTGAACTTGCAGACCAAAGAGGAGAAGTTAAAGGAAGTCTTTTCCCGCTATGGGGACATCCGGCAGCTTCGGCTGGTGAGGGACTTGGTCACGGGCTTTTCTAAAGGCTACGCCTTCATCGAGTACAAGGAGGAACGTGCCCTGCTCAAGGCTTACCGAGACGCGGACGGCCTGGTCATCGACCAGCACGAGATTTTTGTGGACTACGAACTGGAAAGGACTCTGAAAGGGTGGATCCCTCGGCGACTTGGAGGAGGtctgggggggaaaaaggaatCTGGGCAACTGAGGTTTGGCGGGCGGGACCGGCCTTTTCGAAAACCCATTAATTTGCCCGTTGTTAAAAACGACCAGTAtagagaggggaaaagggaaaagagggagCAGTCTCGATCCCGAGAGGGACACTGGGAGTCAAGGGCAAGGGATCGAGACCATGACCGGGGCCGGGAGAAGAGGTGGCAGGAAAGAGAGCCACACAGGGTGTGGCCTGAAAGTGACTGGGATAGAGACAGGGATTTCAGAGA
Protein-coding regions in this window:
- the SNRNP35 gene encoding U11/U12 small nuclear ribonucleoprotein 35 kDa protein; the encoded protein is MNDWVPIAKEYDPLKAGSIDGTDEEPHDRAVWRAMLARYAPNKGVTGDPLLTLFVARLNLQTKEEKLKEVFSRYGDIRQLRLVRDLVTGFSKGYAFIEYKEERALLKAYRDADGLVIDQHEIFVDYELERTLKGWIPRRLGGGLGGKKESGQLRFGGRDRPFRKPINLPVVKNDQYREGKREKREQSRSREGHWESRARDRDHDRGREKRWQEREPHRVWPESDWDRDRDFRDDRAKGREKRDRSK